One Deltaproteobacteria bacterium genomic window, ATTCCTAAAGCTCCATCTGCTTTCCCAAGCCGCGCTTGAGCGCTTCCTCGTACAACCATGCGGCGATCGCCATATCGCCGTAGCCGCCTTGGGATTCGCGAAATATATTGATCTCGTCGCGGCTAGCGCGGCCGACAGCCTGGCCGATGATCACATCGCCAAGCTCCGGCACGCGGCTCCAGGAAAGTTTACCTTCGGTGACCAGCTCGACCAACGGCAGTGCCGCCGACTTATCCGAATACTCGCGCTCTTGTTCCTGGCTGCCGACCACGGTGCGCGCGGCTTTGAGATGCAACTCGCGGCTGATTTCCGTCGGCTTGCCCATGCTGCTCACATGGGTGCCCGCTTCGACCCAGTCGGCGGGAAAGATCGGCGTCAGCGAATTAGTCGCGGTGAGAATCACATCCATGCCGCGCACCGCTTGCTCAGCGCTGTCGACGCCGCGCACGCTAATGCCGAGCAACTGTTCGCCCTCGGCGCAAAACTTTTTTCTGCGCTCGGGATCGCGGCTCGACACATAAATTTCGCTAATCGGCCGCACCGTCTGAAGCGCCTTGAGAATTCCGAAAGCATTGCGGCCGACGCCAAACAAACCGAGCTTCTTAGAATCCTCCCGCGCCATATGCTTGGCCGCGATGGCCACGACAGCGGCAGTTCTTAACGTGCCAAAGGGAAAACCCATGAACGACAGCAGCGCGCCGCTATCGGCATCGAAGAGCGTCGCATACATTTTGTCGCCGCCGCCAAGACCGCTGTTAGGCCCCAGACGCACGCCGACGCGGCGCTGTTTGAGCACGGCGCCCGAGACGATACGCAAGGTTTTGCTCGGTCCAACGGTAATGTTGTACGGCGCATGGGCCACGATCTGCCCCGCTGCCTGTTGCCGATGGGCATCCTCAATCAACTCGATGGCCTTGGCGAGATCGATCAGCGGTTTCAATTCATCGCGACTTAGTAACAACGCCATTCCACTCTCCGATAGCGCAGAAATTTCATGTTAATTCATAGTGCAACATAGAGCATGACTGATCCGCATCTTATGCTTCCTTCTCTCTCCCAAAGGGAGAGGGTTGTCGGTCGGCAACTCACAATAAATTTATTTCGCCACCGCCAACTCGTGAGGCCGTTTACCGAGCCGCCGTCCGCCATTCTTGGTGACAACAACAGTGTCGCCCCACTGACAAATATATTGGCCGTC contains:
- a CDS encoding ornithine cyclodeaminase family protein, encoding MALLLSRDELKPLIDLAKAIELIEDAHRQQAAGQIVAHAPYNITVGPSKTLRIVSGAVLKQRRVGVRLGPNSGLGGGDKMYATLFDADSGALLSFMGFPFGTLRTAAVVAIAAKHMAREDSKKLGLFGVGRNAFGILKALQTVRPISEIYVSSRDPERRKKFCAEGEQLLGISVRGVDSAEQAVRGMDVILTATNSLTPIFPADWVEAGTHVSSMGKPTEISRELHLKAARTVVGSQEQEREYSDKSAALPLVELVTEGKLSWSRVPELGDVIIGQAVGRASRDEINIFRESQGGYGDMAIAAWLYEEALKRGLGKQMEL